A region of Plasmodium falciparum 3D7 genome assembly, chromosome: 12 DNA encodes the following proteins:
- a CDS encoding U3 small nucleolar RNA-associated protein 11, putative: MSNFKNIIPKRTYLERGQAKHRLHLGELEKKVDYGKRREIYKKKKKIENVLKEKIMTKNPDEFHTGMVHSRVTEDNVLVREEKVLKKEVQLKNKRQELKEQTNDLYNKLKKINKRLSNYQMNIPLRYVFNNSHELYNENEIYTLKAENKKLKKRGDLIQKKYNGLINMKKNLLDQIRKLDNKYITTYHKVDGYNIVTDKGKTPYRLYQPRLK, translated from the coding sequence atgtcgaatttcaaaaatataattcctAAGAGAACTTACCTTGAGAGAGGTCAAGCGAAGCATCGACTACATTTAGGAGAACTCGAAAAGAAGGTAGATTATGGGAAAAGAAgagaaatttataaaaagaaaaaaaaaatagaaaatgtATTGAAGGAAAAGATTATGACTAAAAACCCAGATGAGTTTCATACAGGAATGGTTCATTCACGGGTTACAGAAGATAATGTGTTAGTTCGCGAAGAGAAAGTTTTAAAAAAGGAAgtacaattaaaaaataaaagacaaGAATTAAAAGAACAAACAAATGatctttataataaattaaaaaaaataaataaaagactTTCAAATTATCAAATGAATATACCACTTAGGTatgtttttaataattctcatgaattatataatgaaaatgaaatatatacattaaaagcagaaaataaaaaattgaaaaaaagagGAGATCTTATTCAAAAAAAGTATAATGGTTTaattaatatgaaaaaaaatttattagacCAAATAAGAAAACTTGACAATAAGTATATAACTACATATCATAAAGTGGATGGATATAATATTGTAACAGATAAAGGGAAAACACCCTATAGATTGTATCAACCTCGTTTAAAATGA
- a CDS encoding dipeptidyl aminopeptidase 2: MNTFYIFFLFVLTTCFVKGDLPIHALMGDVSGIWKIKQTKKMSQKPEHCGGGIPNRNLDNLNPSIRNYQRFLENEYGNLDMMIVNLTMEKVKIINQEKPRDKWTYLAVRDYERNEIIGHWTMVYDEGFEIRLNGSKYFAFFKYERKSNAHCPTSIEDKSYNDRDCYKTNPTQTHIGWVLNEKVKENTKEKIFYWGCFYAEKKESTPVSSFVLHNGMENKTNLVESHDYHFEEKKKKNLPPIGRRSNYKKFRFSNLQKIYGSTQTHLRDIYGRSGERKYGCRKRDILNLKIRLTLPKQFSWGDPFNDENFEENVDDQKDCGSCYSISSVYSLERRFEILFWKKYKKKVNMPRLSHQSILSCSPYNQGCDGGYPFLVGKHMYEYGIIPEQYMHYENNDYNNCIMDMGNYNHLNKQNRNIKEIYYVSDYNYINGCYECTNEYEMMNEIILNGPIVAAINATSELLNFYNIEDKNVVYDILPKDTHQVCDVPNKGFNGWQQTNHAINIVGWGEQIINQDKIKNDDANNNNNDNNHKLVKYWIIRNTWGKNWGYKGYLKFQRGINLAGIESQAVYIDPDFSRGYPKNILQSDSLE; the protein is encoded by the exons atgaatactttttatattttctttttatttgtgCTGACGACATGCTTCGTAAAGGGTGATTTACCAATACATGCTCTTATG ggagaTGTATCAGgaatatggaaaataaaacaaacaaaaaagatGAGCCAAAAACCTGAACATTGTGGTGGGGGTATACCCAATAGAAATTTGGATAACTTAAACCCAa GTATAAGAAATTATCAAAGATTTTTGGAGAATGAATATGGGAACTTAGACATGATGATTGTGAACTTAACAAtggaaaaagtaaaaataattaatcaAGAAAAGCCAAGAGATAAATGGACATATCTTGCTGTGAGAGATTATGAAAGGAATGAAATTATTGGTCATTG gacCATGGTATATGACGAAGGCTTCGAAATAAGATTGAATGGAAGCAAATATTTCG CTTTTTTCaaatatgaaagaaaatCAAATGCACATTGCCCTACCTCAATTGAAG ACAAAAGTTATAATGATAGAGATTGTTACAAAACAAATCCGACGCAAACACATATTGGATGGGTACTCAATGAGAAAGTTAAAGAaaatacaaaagaaaaaattttttattggGGATGTTTTTATGCTGAGAAGAAAGAAAGTACGCCTGTATCTTCTTTTGTCCTTCATAATGGGATGGAAAATAAAACGAATTTAGTAGAAAG TCATGATTATCattttgaagaaaaaaaaaaaaaaaatctgcCTCCTATTGGAAGGAGatcaaattataaaaagttCCGATTTTCCAAcctacaaaaaatatatggatCAACACAAACGCACCTGA GGGATATCTATGGGCGCTCAGGTGAGCGAAAGTATGGATGCAGAAAAAGAGATATTTTGAATTTAAAGATACGACTAACATTACCAAAACAATTTAGTTGGGGAGACCCCTTTAACGATGAAAATTTTGAAGAAAACGTAGATGACCAAAAAGATTGTGGTAGTTGTTATTCTATATCTAGTGTGTATAGTTTAGAAAGAAGGTtcgaaatattattttggaagaaatataagaaaaaagtaaatatgcCTAGATTGTCTCATCAATCAATATTAAGTTGTTCTCCATATAATCAAGGATGTGATGGAGGGTACCCATTTTTAGTTGGAAAACATATGTATGAATATGGTATAATACCTGAACAGTACATgcattatgaaaataatgattacAATAACTGTATTATGGATATGGgaaattataatcatttaaataaacaaaatagaaatataaaggaaatttattatgtttcagattataattatataaatggatGTTATGAATGTACTAATGAATATGAAATGATGAATGAAATTATTTTGAATGGACCAATAGTTGCAGCTATTAATGCTACCTCAGAATTGTTAAacttttataatatagaagATAAAAATGTTGTTTATGATATCCTACCTAAAGATACTCATCAAGTATGTGATGTACCTAATAAAGGATTTAATGGATGGCAACAAACAAACCATGCAATTAATATTGTAGGATGGGGTGAACAAATAATTAATCAAGATAAAATCAAAAACGATGATgctaacaataataataatgacaataatcATAAATTAGTAAAATATTGGATTATAAGAAATACATGGGGAAAAAACTGGGGATATAAAGGTTATCTCAAATTTCAAAGAGGAATTAATTTAGCAGGTATTGAATCTCAAGCTGTTTATATCGACCCAGATTTTTCTAGAGGATACCCAAAGAATATACTTCAATCCGACTCTTTggaataa
- a CDS encoding tRNA-splicing endonuclease, putative translates to MKIIYEFKKEYYEIILNENNADDNVIDLFEKNTNKCNIEIKPYDDINSDLLDFDQFKMFNIDKDDIKKKNEDKKDEDRIKYILDKESYNNSIDKLNDNSCDESCYITDDELCKQINNPFDNTYNNKFVVKYKEYFEENSFIVKKGDIYGADFLLYITEQKYAHSLYAVYIIYKHYILRDLIRILRVSHSIKKKVILILWNELNCFNISDTLVYIKSYKYK, encoded by the coding sequence atgaaaattatatatgaatttaaaaaagaatattatgaaataatattgaatgaaaataatgcTGACGATAATGTAATTGATttgtttgaaaaaaatactaataaatgtaatatcGAAATAAAACCCTATGACGATATAAATTCAGACTTACTTGATTTTGATCAATTTAAAATGTTCAATATTGATAAGGAtgacattaaaaaaaaaaatgaggataaaaaagatgaagataggataaaatatattttggaTAAAGAGTCATATAACAATTCGATTGATAAGTTAAACGATAATTCATGTGATGAGTCATGTTATATAACAGATGATGAATTATGTAAGCAAATAAATAATCCATttgataatacatataacaataaattcgttgtaaaatataaagaatattttgAAGAGAATTCCTTTATTGTAAAAAAGGGAGACATTTATGGAGctgattttttattatatataacagaACAGAAATATGCGCATTCATTATATgctgtttatattatatataagcaTTACATATTAAGAGATCTGATTAGAATATTACGAGTATCAcatagtataaaaaaaaaggttatTTTGATATTGTGGAATGAATTAAattgttttaatatttctgaTACTCTTGTATATATCAAATcgtataaatacaaatag
- a CDS encoding methyltransferase, putative, producing the protein MRAFFDSDIVINFTLSEEAIEKEKRIIENNKRLVRDCQRDKLLCDVKKNWDKFYNQYKTNFFKDRKWLKVEFDHIFKEGLKNYDETIDKSEIRKNEQTKLVLEIGCGVGNSLIPLLMEYEDCNFIGIDFSKHAINFLNDKWEKLVSINNKLKYENMTVESNMKDKYEKETNKNVELDGKFNCAFENSLNDICQKEIKNKNILLENNINDGTQNNNDNNNDNNDNNDNNNDNNNDNNNDNNNDNNNNNNNNDCHILEEQNCTDIYELKSYKKFGNLIKTCVVDITSSDDDNSNFICEYGSVDIILLIYVLSAVQPDKMINVINNCYKYLKKGGYVLLRDYGLYDLTQVRFAIKKEKNISENFYVRGDKTFVYFFKTEELHDLFCKNGQFEEVQNKYITRIVKNRKRNLEMKRIWVQSIFRKI; encoded by the coding sequence ATGAGAGCTTTTTTCGATTCTGACATTGTCATAAATTTTACCCTCTCAGAAGAAGCaattgaaaaagaaaaaagaattatagaaaataataaaagactAGTTCGAGATTGTCAAAGAGATAAATTGCTATGTgatgtgaaaaaaaattgggataaattttataaccaatataaaacaaatttttttaaagatagGAAATGGTTAAAAGTCGAATTTgatcatatatttaaagaaggtttaaaaaattatgatgaaaCTATTGACAAAAGTGAAATAAGAAAGAATGAGCAAACCAAACTTGTTTTAGAAATTGGATGTGGTGTGGGAAATTCATTAATTCCTCTTTTAATGGAATATGAAGATTGTAATTTTATAGGAATCGATTTTTCAAAACATGCGATTAACTTTTTAAATGATAAATGGGAAAAACTTGTAAGTATCAATAATAagttaaaatatgaaaatatgacTGTAGAAAGTAATATGAAGGATAAGTATGAAAaggaaacaaataaaaatgttgaaTTGGACGGTAAATTTAATTGTGCTTTTGAAAATTCGTTAAATGATATATGTCAAAAggaaataaagaataaaaatattttattagaaaataatataaatgatggcacccaaaataataatgataataataatgataataatgataataatgataacaataatgataacaataatgataacaataatgataacaataatgataacaataataataataataataacgatTGTCATATATTGGAGGAACAAAATTGTACAGATATTTATGAATTGAaaagttataaaaaatttggaAATTTGATTAAAACATGTGTAGTAGATATTACTTCATCAGATGACGACAATTCTAATTTTATTTGTGAATATGGTTCCgttgatattattttattaatctaTGTATTATCCGCTGTCCAACCtgataaaatgataaatgtaataaataattgttataaatatttaaaaaagggTGGTTATGTTTTATTAAGAGATTATGGGTTATATGATTTAACACAAGTACGTTTTGccattaaaaaagaaaaaaatatatctgaaaatttttatgtaaGAGGTGATAAAACatttgtgtatttttttaaaacagaGGAATTACATGATCTGTTCTGTAAAAATGGACAATTCGAAGAagtacaaaataaatatataaccaGGATTGTTAAGAATAGGAAGAGAAATTTGGAGATGAAAAGAATATGGGTTCAATCCATATTTAGGAAGATATAA
- a CDS encoding pre-mRNA-splicing factor RBM22, putative → MDRYGHNVRSDIKKQGYEDSNLPILCETCLGENPYVRIIREENGKECKICKNVFTHFRWKPGENSRYKQTVICMKCAKVKNVCQTCLFDLQYNLPVQVRDKFLENSIVLPENETNRNFFLEQMENDMSSTYDKMNRINMDLSKLKRRDPYFKRNMARVCSFWRKNSCNRGDECPYLHKEIHLDKSLSNQNIKNRYTGENDILAEKILLKHNEKNNDDKNMSNKICIQGISESVSQANIKECFKKFGDIKSIKVIPKDSKMFISYSNSQAAKKASDKYKDGLLLNGCNLTVHLQDNPTYNNKNQQPVINYMNNNMYQNNMSPQMMYNPMYYPYYNMNNMHPSSAPYSSMLPSEAEQRK, encoded by the coding sequence atGGATAGATATGGACATAATGTAAGATCAGATATAAAGAAGCAGGGATATGAAGATTCGAATTTACCCATTCTTTGTGAAACGTGTTTAGGAGAAAATCCATATGTTAGAATAATAAGAGAGGAGAATGGGAAAGAATGTAAAATATGTAAGAATGTGTTTACTCATTTTAGATGGAAACCTGGTGAGAATTCAAGATATAAACAAACGGTTATATGTATGAAATGTGCTAAAGTTAAAAATGTTTGTCAAACTTGTTTATTTGATTTACAATATAATTTACCTGTACAAGTCAGGGACAAATTTCTTGAAAATAGTATAGTATTACCAGAGAATGAGACAAAtcggaatttttttttagagcAGATGGAAAACGATATGTCTTCAACATATGATAAAATGAATCGTATAAATATGGATTTAAGTAAATTAAAAAGACGAGAtccatattttaaaagaaatatggcAAGGGTATGTAGTTTCTGGAGGAAAAATTCATGTAATCGTGGAGATGAATGTCCGTATCTTCATAAAGAGATTCATTTAGATAAGTCTTTAtcaaatcaaaatataaagaatagaTATACAGGAGAAAATGATATTTTAGCTGAgaagatattattaaaacataatgaaaaaaataatgatgataaaaatatgtctaataaaatatgtatacaaGGTATTAGTGAATCAGTTAGTCAAgcaaatataaaagaatgttttaaaaaatttggaGATATTAAATCTATAAAAGTGATACCAAAAGATtcaaaaatgtttatatcaTATTCGAATTCACAAGCAGCTAAAAAAGCTagtgataaatataaagatggTCTTTTACTTAACGGTTGTAATTTGACTGTACATTTACAAGATAATccaacatataataataaaaatcaaCAACCtgttattaattatatgaataataatatgtatcaaaataatatgtcTCCTCAAATGATGTATAATCCTAtgtattatccatattataatatgaataatatgcaCCCAAGCAGTGCTCCCTATTCTTCGATGTTGCCATCTGAAGCGGAGCAACgcaaatga